In Brassica napus cultivar Da-Ae chromosome C2, Da-Ae, whole genome shotgun sequence, the sequence GAAAGGTGTATGCCTCCACAGGACGAACAAAGACAAACGTTTTATATCGTTGACGAAGAGCAACCTATTGTTGGGATGGAGAAAAATATTGAGCTAGTGGTTGGCAATTTGGTGGAGGAGGATAGCAGTCAAGTGGTTTCCATAACCGGGATGGGCGGTCTTGGTAAAACCACACTGGCAAGAAAAGTTTTCAATCATGAGAAAATAAAAAGTCATTTTCCAGGATTGGCTTGGGTGTGTGTTTCACAACAGTTTGAAAGGAAGTGTGTCTGGCAGACAATCTTGCGCCAACTCAGGCCAGAATGCGATGTCTCAAAGATGATGGAAGACGAACTTCTGGAGAGAATTGTTGGAGTGTTGGACACACAAAAGGCTTTGATAGTCATTGATGATATATGGAGCGAAGGAGACTGGGACCTAATCAAGCATGTGTTTCTGCCAAAAAACGGTGAACATCCTTATCTTACATACGTTAGGCTGTGTTtttaaaaacccaagatttgaTCATGAAACattacaaaaacataaatttattgcAGGATGGAAGGTTTTACTTACTTCTCGCAATGAGGAAGTGGCATTACATGCAGATAAACATTGTGTCACCTTCAAACTTTTGAAGAAAGTTGGGATCTTTTTCAACGGATAGCATTTCCTATTAAAGACACAGCTGGTATGTTTTCAAAGGCGGCCtacttggatttttttttctgctatagtaaattaatgaaaaatgacTACACTATATGCAAGACATGTGATCATTTCGAACATTCTTGTAactgacactacaagaaaacacgccgatTGCAAGGGAAATTTGCGAGCGAAAATTTTCCTTGCAAATTTGCGACAGATTTGCAACGGAATTGcaagaaaaattattttcctcGCAAATCTCTCGCAAATTTGCGAGGAAAATTTTTCCTCGCAAATCTGCGAGAGATTTGCGATGGAAGTTACAGCGTCCTCGAAAATCCCTCGTAAATTTGCAATGAAACATTTCTCTCGCAAATTTGCAAGGGATTTGTAAGAATTTTGTATGTCTATCTTGTTTCCTCACAGCTCCCTTGCAAATTTGCAATAGATTTGCAAAGAACTTGCATGGTATAACCATGTacattttatcatttttctcccaaaatcaaataaagttaataaaaaattattaattaaaatatttagtgtTTAACAAGTACATCGAtgaatatttttggaaatttaatcAATATCAGTCAACTAAATATTTACGGGATAAATATTTTCTGACActtaaaactaatattacaaAGTACTAAACATCAAAACTCTATAATTTATACAATAAATATACGTCAAAgaagtttccaaaaaaaaattgaaacaaaatttcACGTCAATTGTTTTTTCGAACAACAAATACAAAATACATATTAGTCCAGCAAAAATATACCAATACCCCAAACGAAACCCTAAACTCATTGACTTATGAATTTGCAAGGAATTTGCAAGGGAATCCTCGCAATTCCCTTGCAAATTCATTTTTCCCCCAATtactcaaaatttaaataaaatctaatttttataatatatatatatatatatatataaaaaaaatatctcaaactatataccaaatttaaaattttacattatacatttcaaaaataaataaaaacactaaacaacaCAAATACAAAATCACTAATCTTAACTCAAACACTATAtctcaaaccctaaaatctatgtataaactCTATACCCCAAATCACTAATCTAGACACTAAATcatttataatgtttaaaatgtaCATCGAAAAATATTTTCCGAAATTTGATTAACTATTGTTATGAACTTAAGTCTTAAGCCTTGATTTGCGCAATTTCCATTGCAAATTTGCAAGAGATTTGCGAGAGACTCGTTGCAGTTTTCTTGCAAATCCATGTTTCCATACTTGAACGGTTTGGGTTTCATCAAGGATTTTTGTGAATATCTTcagaaatttaattaattatagttATGAACTTAATTCCCACACTTGATTTGTTATTGCAAGTAATTAACATCAAacctaggcctgggcataatatccgtaaaatttaaataattgcctcaaatacttaattatatatatataaataaatatatatttcttttgttttacttttaaattttaaattttatttcaggtatatccgaaccgatccgatataatccgaatccgaatgatatatgattactttatgggttctatgatgtgatacaaaaccgacccaaacccgatgtgttatatccgaacccgacccgtacttgCAAATTTACTAGAAAGGGACATATGAGGTGTTATAAAAAAGAACcaaaatccgaaaaacccgacccgaacgccaacgggtacccgaacgcccaggcctaatCAAACCCTTATAACTTATGTAACTCATATACATCAACTAAATTTCCTGAAAAtgttaaacatatttttcacgctaattatttgttttgaaCCGAAtcaataacacttgatttgttttttttttcgaaaaaaataacacttgatttgttATTACAACTAATTAACAGCAAACCCTTATAACTTATATAACTCAAATACGTAAACTAAAAGTTTGGAAAATGTTAAACATATTAATAAACTAGTTTATAAAGCCAAAATATAATCAAACACATCCACTAAATTATCTACCATtaactaaaatgttttaaattttttaaaagtaaaactcTCATTGGTCAATGCATAGATGCAATCTATGACCATTGATTAAACTTGAATCAATGGTTCAGATGTTGTTTCGTTTCAATATCCGCCTCTCCTCCTCATTGGTGGAATATCTAAATGCAAGGATTGTAATCTGTGTCCATTGATTAATTTtgaatcaatggtccagatgcttttttttaatcttctgCTCTCCTCCTTTCACGTCCCGTAGTCTCCTCCTTAACACTTCTTCTTGCTTAACTCTTCCTCATCTgcaattcttcttctttatttccTTAGCATCTCATAATCTAGTCTACAATTTCTTCTTATCTCTCATCCTTCACGAGCCTTTAACCGTTCATCTTCTTTTCCACGCCTCCCTTCCTCATGTACGAATCCAGATCTCCTCCTTTGATGTACTGCCAAATTCGTGAACGCCTCCCAAATCTGAAGCTCGCTCTTCTTCACCGAATTCTCCCGCCTTTCCTCACTCACCGCCTCTGACCAAGTCCCTGAAATCTGTAGTTTTCGCCGTTGTTCGTGACTCTTGccggtgatgaagaagaagcaaggATAGAGACATGGGAAGGACATCGGCCggcgtcttttttttttattaattttttttttctttttttcttttttttttttaaattaggtaGGTGTGAGGTgccaacaaaaaaagaaataaaaaaaaagttgtaaaccGGTTTAATATATAGGAATATGTATctgtaaatttataatattcataaTATATTCTCATATGTAGAcatattcacatatatatacaattaatatatttttcggTAAGAGTGAAATTATTTGTTAGTTATATATatgctatatatttattttatttttcaatttcataattttttttaaaaatatttttcaagaaattgCGAGGAAATTGTGTTTCTTAAATCTATCGCAAATTTGCGAAGAAACATCTTCCGTCGCAAATTTGCGAGGAAACATCTTCCGTCGCAAATTTGCGAGAATGGATTTGCGAGGAATATGttttcctcgcaatttccttgCAAAGCGCGATTTGCAAGAGAATTGCGACGGTTTTTTCCCTTGCAACAaacgtgttttcttgtagtgtgatgTGCAGAATTTAAGATTGAAGAAGATATGAAAGAAATTGGTATGGAGATGCTTAAACATTGTGGAGGTCTACCACTGGCTATTAAGGTGTTAGGCGGGATGCTACGTGATAAGTACACATTGCATCAGTGGAAAACGATACATGAGAATATTAAAGCTCACATCGTTAGAGGGAGTGGCTCTGACGACAGAAATGTCAAATTGCAGGTTTACGATGTTTTGCATCTGAGTTTCGAAGAGCTGCCTGCTTATTTGAAGGATTGCTTCCTTTACCTTGCTAGTTTTCCAGAAGATTATAAAATAGATGTGGAGTAACTGTCCCATTACTGGGCTGCAGAAGGAATACTAAGGCCAATGGATTTTGATGGAGCGAGCATTCGAGAGGTTGTAGATGGATACATAGAAGAATTGGTTAAGAGAAACATGGTTATTTCTAAAAGAGACGTTGATACTTCAAGATTTAAAACACTTCAGTTGCATGACATGATGAGAGAGGTTTGTTTACGCAAAGCTGAAGAAGAGAATTTCGTACAAACCATTTGCAGATCAACTGCAAATTCGAAATCTCCTTGTAAATCTCGCAGACTTGCTGTTGTACGTTTGCGTGAAGAAACTTTTAATGTCGATGAGGAGGTGAAGAATCCAAGCCTTAGAACTATCTTGTTTATCGATTGCATAAGATGGAAGGCAACAAGTTTATTGTTTACAAGTCATAAGCTGATGAGAGTGTTAGATCTCTCTGTGGTTGAgtttgaagaagggaaggtaCCTTCTAGCATCGGGAAGCTCATCCACTTGAGATATCTTAGTTTTGAGTGGTCAAATGCAACTCAACTGCCTTCTTCTATGCGGAATCTGAAGAAGCTGCTCTATTTAAATCTACATGTAGAATCAATCTACATTCCCAATATCTTGAAAGAGATGCAAGAATTGACATTCTTGTGGTTGCCGGAGAGATTACATGATAAGACAAAGTTGGAAT encodes:
- the LOC125582000 gene encoding probable disease resistance protein At1g59620; translation: MAEALLPFAVERLWNLLVRETGRFQGVEEQFEGLKSDVEKLRCFLEDAEAKKHTSATVKRTIQAVKEIVLDAEDIVETFVLMEELGNRRGITNTVRRLSCVSLERRGLAMDMKAVRERISKEIHDMQSYGVQQQVIVRERCMPPQDEQRQTFYIVDEEQPIVGMEKNIELVVGNLVEEDSSQVVSITGMGGLGKTTLARKVFNHEKIKSHFPGLAWVCVSQQFERKCVWQTILRQLRPECDVSKMMEDELLERIVGVLDTQKALIVIDDIWSEGDWDLIKHVFLPKNGWKVLLTSRNEEVALHADKHCVTFKLLKKVGIFFNG